From the Pseudoalteromonas tunicata genome, one window contains:
- a CDS encoding AI-2E family transporter codes for MVQPNFSGISKRMLILAATVVVLAGVKAASVVIVPFLLSLFLAIICNPLINICARYRIPKGVAVILVILLIVLLGMSLAGLVGQSLNDFSRNIPEYKIKLQQEFVWAVEVAAKYNILLNKEQILELFDPGKVIDMASNMLAGLGGVMANLFLIILTVVFMLFEAPVIGKKVHLALDDPQMKMRQIDRFLESVNAYLAIKTLVSLATGVLVGLLLWILSVDYFVLWGVLAFMFNYIPNIGSIIAAVPAVLLALILQGPAVAGMVGFGYIAINTVMGNVVEPKYMGRGLGLSTLVVFLSLIFWGWLLGTVGMLLSVPLTMIVKIGLESSDEGRWLAVLLGSGEEDTPAIEVLSKPDERVNVEQQ; via the coding sequence ATGGTTCAACCCAATTTTTCTGGGATCAGCAAAAGAATGCTTATTTTGGCTGCAACCGTAGTGGTTTTGGCTGGAGTAAAAGCGGCAAGTGTGGTGATTGTGCCATTTTTGCTTTCGCTTTTTTTAGCTATTATTTGTAACCCACTGATTAATATTTGCGCCCGCTATCGCATTCCAAAAGGTGTGGCGGTTATTTTAGTTATCCTATTGATTGTATTGCTCGGTATGTCGCTTGCTGGCTTGGTTGGGCAATCACTGAATGATTTTTCAAGAAACATCCCAGAATACAAAATTAAGTTACAACAAGAATTTGTGTGGGCGGTTGAAGTTGCAGCAAAATACAATATTTTGCTCAATAAAGAACAAATTTTAGAGTTATTTGATCCGGGTAAAGTGATTGATATGGCGTCAAACATGCTTGCGGGCTTGGGTGGCGTGATGGCTAATTTGTTTTTAATTATTTTGACTGTGGTGTTTATGTTGTTTGAAGCGCCAGTTATCGGTAAAAAAGTACATTTGGCATTAGATGATCCGCAAATGAAAATGCGCCAAATCGACCGTTTTTTAGAATCAGTGAATGCCTATTTAGCAATAAAAACCTTAGTGAGTTTAGCCACTGGTGTGCTGGTGGGGCTGTTGCTCTGGATTTTAAGCGTTGATTACTTTGTACTTTGGGGTGTACTTGCTTTTATGTTTAATTACATTCCCAATATCGGTTCTATTATTGCAGCTGTACCGGCCGTTTTGTTAGCACTGATCCTGCAAGGCCCTGCGGTAGCCGGCATGGTGGGCTTTGGTTATATCGCCATTAATACTGTGATGGGCAATGTAGTTGAGCCCAAATACATGGGCCGAGGTTTAGGGCTTTCGACGCTGGTGGTATTTTTATCACTCATTTTTTGGGGCTGGTTGCTTGGCACTGTCGGTATGCTGTTATCTGTTCCATTAACTATGATAGTTAAAATTGGTTTGGAATCGAGTGATGAAGGTCGCTGGCTTGCTGTATTACTTGGTTCTGGTGAGGAAGATACGCCAGCAATTGAGGTATTGTCGAAACCCGATGAAAGAGTAAACGTCGAACAACAATAG
- a CDS encoding lysozyme inhibitor LprI family protein: MLHLNKTFINTVGFLVLANISTVAQAAFNDGCDNDKSTNPRYIRCLENKITEQQNIAQTWRNKIEFDLEKKQNETGNVQLLKVFTRAEQEFVKYVEDSCRWRYLDLLPDTIAATITYKRCELQLNQQRVEGLKFK, translated from the coding sequence ATGTTACATTTAAACAAAACGTTCATTAATACTGTTGGATTTTTAGTGCTGGCAAATATCAGCACTGTTGCCCAAGCAGCCTTTAACGATGGCTGTGACAACGACAAGTCAACCAACCCGCGTTACATTCGTTGTTTAGAAAATAAGATTACCGAGCAGCAAAATATTGCACAAACTTGGCGTAATAAAATTGAGTTCGATTTAGAAAAAAAGCAAAACGAAACCGGAAATGTCCAACTACTAAAAGTATTTACCCGAGCCGAACAAGAGTTTGTAAAATACGTTGAAGATAGCTGTCGCTGGCGCTATTTAGATTTATTACCCGATACAATTGCAGCAACTATTACTTATAAACGCTGTGAGTTACAGCTAAATCAGCAGCGTGTTGAAGGCTTAAAATTTAAATAA